One Halobacterium sp. DL1 DNA window includes the following coding sequences:
- a CDS encoding thioesterase codes for MTEFPYTTTVDVRYQDHDEMGHVNNATYVTYMEEARTKYLRDELGVPADELSMVVAHIEVDFVRSVQYADEVTVAVSVTDLGESSFTMAYELRDGEGVVAEGETVQVVLDPETGTSTPIPEAWRESIRVVEG; via the coding sequence ATGACCGAGTTCCCGTACACGACCACCGTCGACGTCCGCTACCAGGACCACGACGAGATGGGGCACGTCAACAACGCCACCTACGTCACGTACATGGAGGAGGCGCGGACGAAGTACCTCCGGGACGAACTCGGCGTCCCGGCCGACGAACTGAGCATGGTCGTCGCGCACATCGAGGTGGACTTCGTCCGGTCGGTCCAGTACGCCGATGAGGTGACGGTAGCGGTGTCCGTCACCGACCTCGGGGAGTCGAGTTTCACGATGGCCTACGAGCTGCGCGACGGCGAGGGGGTCGTGGCCGAGGGCGAGACGGTGCAGGTCGTCCTCGACCCGGAGACGGGGACGAGCACGCCGATTCCCGAGGCGTGGCGCGAGTCAATCCGCGTAGTCGAGGGTTGA
- a CDS encoding 2-ketoglutarate ferredoxin oxidoreductase subunit alpha yields MTNDELIWRVAGGSGDGIDSTSQNFAKALMRSGLDVFTHRHYPSRIRGGHTFVEIRAKDGNVTSRGDGYNFLLALGDSFARNPTDDAVYGDEEVKPLTENLDDLREGGIIVYDEGLLDEDDVDGLEEQAEENGWHVYPLDLRGIAKEHGREVMRNTAGVGATAALTGMELDHIEDLMSDAMGGDILDQNLEVLHDAYDQVSEMEFSHDLRVPEGEHDEEQVLVSGSHGIAYASIDAGCRFIAGYPMTPWTDVFTIMTNLLPDMGGISEQVEDEIAAAALAVGASHTGVKAMSGSSGGGFALMSEPLGLAEMTETPLVLLEAMRAGPSTGMPTKPEQADLEHILYTSQGDSHRVAFGPSDPKECYEQTRAAFEIAWEYQIPSIVVFDQKLSGEYRNVDASFFDREPNPTLGSTLTEDELAEAPHDDTGKFHRFQQQTDNGVSPRSIPGQKGGRYLASGNEHWPNGHIAEDPDNRQMQVDRRIQKLESIRADLDEREQQVVYGDEDADFGLIVWGSQQGTVEEAVERLNDDGNSVKALGVSDLAPFPAEEVQAFVESVDEAIVVEMSATKQFRGLIQKEAGTFGGKLSSLLKYNGNPFEPAEIVEAVEIEQDGGGELPTAQTTLEHAAGD; encoded by the coding sequence ATGACTAACGACGAACTCATCTGGCGAGTGGCGGGCGGTTCCGGCGACGGAATCGACTCCACGAGTCAGAACTTCGCGAAGGCGTTGATGCGCTCGGGGCTCGACGTCTTCACGCACCGTCACTATCCCTCCCGGATCCGCGGCGGCCACACGTTCGTGGAGATCCGGGCGAAGGATGGCAACGTAACCTCGCGCGGGGATGGCTACAACTTCCTCCTCGCACTGGGCGACTCGTTCGCCCGGAACCCGACCGACGACGCCGTCTACGGCGACGAAGAAGTGAAGCCGCTGACGGAGAACCTCGACGACCTCCGCGAGGGCGGCATCATCGTCTACGACGAGGGACTCCTCGACGAGGACGACGTCGACGGCCTCGAGGAGCAGGCCGAGGAGAACGGCTGGCACGTCTATCCGCTCGACCTCCGCGGCATCGCCAAGGAGCACGGCCGAGAGGTCATGCGGAACACGGCTGGCGTCGGCGCGACGGCCGCGCTCACCGGCATGGAGCTCGACCACATCGAGGACCTGATGAGCGACGCGATGGGCGGCGATATCCTCGACCAGAACCTCGAGGTCCTCCACGACGCCTACGACCAGGTCAGCGAGATGGAGTTCTCCCACGACCTGCGCGTGCCCGAGGGCGAGCACGACGAAGAGCAGGTGCTCGTCTCCGGGAGCCACGGCATCGCGTACGCGTCCATCGACGCCGGCTGTCGGTTCATCGCCGGATACCCGATGACGCCGTGGACTGACGTGTTCACCATCATGACGAACCTCCTGCCGGACATGGGCGGCATCTCCGAGCAGGTCGAGGACGAGATTGCGGCGGCGGCGCTCGCAGTGGGCGCCTCGCACACTGGCGTGAAGGCGATGTCCGGGTCGTCGGGCGGCGGCTTCGCGCTGATGAGCGAGCCGCTCGGTCTCGCCGAGATGACCGAGACGCCGCTCGTGCTGCTCGAGGCGATGCGCGCTGGTCCCTCCACGGGGATGCCGACGAAGCCCGAGCAGGCCGACCTCGAACACATCCTCTACACGAGCCAGGGCGACAGCCACCGCGTGGCGTTCGGCCCCAGCGACCCGAAGGAGTGTTACGAGCAGACGCGGGCGGCGTTCGAGATCGCCTGGGAGTACCAGATCCCCTCGATCGTCGTCTTCGACCAGAAGCTCTCCGGTGAGTACCGGAACGTGGACGCCTCCTTCTTCGACCGCGAGCCGAACCCGACGCTCGGGAGCACGCTCACGGAGGACGAACTGGCGGAGGCGCCCCACGACGACACGGGGAAGTTCCACCGCTTCCAGCAGCAGACGGACAACGGCGTCAGCCCGCGATCGATTCCCGGCCAGAAGGGCGGCCGTTACCTCGCCTCCGGCAACGAGCACTGGCCGAACGGCCACATCGCGGAGGACCCCGACAACCGCCAGATGCAGGTCGACCGACGCATCCAGAAGCTGGAGTCCATCCGCGCCGACCTCGACGAGCGCGAGCAGCAGGTCGTCTACGGTGACGAGGACGCCGACTTCGGTCTCATCGTCTGGGGCAGCCAGCAGGGCACCGTCGAGGAGGCCGTCGAACGCCTCAACGACGACGGCAACAGCGTGAAGGCGCTGGGCGTCAGCGACCTCGCGCCGTTCCCGGCCGAGGAGGTACAGGCGTTCGTCGAGAGCGTCGACGAGGCCATCGTCGTGGAGATGTCCGCGACCAAGCAGTTCCGCGGCCTCATCCAGAAGGAGGCCGGGACCTTCGGCGGGAAGCTCTCCAGTCTCCTGAAGTACAACGGCAACCCGTTCGAGCCCGCGGAGATCGTGGAAGCCGTCGAGATCGAACAGGACGGTGGCGGCGAACTCCCGACCGCTCAGACCACCCTCGAACACGCGGCAGGTGACTAA
- a CDS encoding radical SAM protein: MLSDSFGREVSGVRVSLTDRCNFDCVYCHNEGLGDTRGPMDPRDHEMSADDVVRFLDVAAEFDVEAVKLTGGEPMLRDDLEEIIERTPDSMEVSMTTNGTFLPGRAEDLVDAGLERVNVSQDALDAEDFKALTKSGTYERVLEGVRAAVDAGLDPVKLNMVVFRKTAGYVPEMVDHVAENDALQLQLIEYMPELAGHPEWAVDIEDVHDWLAERADRVETREMHDRRRYWVNGGMVEIVDPVGNEEFCANCHRVRVTHEGYLKGCLNRNDDLRSMGEMTKPEIREAFRETIENRVPYYGEYMVEDGDGGWEVNDDYIEV, translated from the coding sequence ATGCTCTCGGACTCGTTCGGGCGTGAGGTGTCCGGCGTCCGCGTGTCCCTCACTGACCGGTGCAACTTCGACTGCGTCTACTGCCACAACGAGGGACTCGGGGACACGCGGGGCCCGATGGACCCCCGGGACCACGAGATGAGCGCGGACGACGTGGTCCGGTTCCTCGATGTCGCCGCCGAGTTCGACGTGGAGGCGGTGAAGCTCACCGGCGGGGAACCGATGCTGCGCGACGACCTGGAGGAGATAATCGAGCGGACGCCCGACTCGATGGAGGTGTCGATGACGACCAACGGCACCTTCCTGCCGGGGCGGGCCGAGGACCTCGTGGACGCCGGGCTCGAACGGGTGAACGTCTCCCAGGACGCCCTGGACGCCGAGGACTTCAAGGCGCTCACGAAGAGCGGGACGTACGAGCGCGTCCTAGAGGGCGTCCGGGCGGCCGTCGACGCCGGCCTCGACCCCGTGAAGCTGAACATGGTCGTCTTCCGGAAGACGGCTGGCTACGTCCCGGAGATGGTCGACCACGTCGCGGAGAACGACGCCCTCCAGTTACAGCTCATCGAGTACATGCCGGAACTCGCCGGCCACCCGGAGTGGGCGGTGGACATCGAGGACGTCCACGACTGGCTCGCCGAGCGCGCCGACCGCGTGGAGACGCGAGAGATGCACGACAGGCGGCGCTACTGGGTGAACGGCGGCATGGTCGAGATCGTCGACCCCGTGGGGAACGAGGAGTTCTGTGCGAACTGCCACCGCGTGCGCGTCACCCACGAGGGCTACCTCAAGGGCTGTCTGAACCGCAACGACGACCTGCGGTCGATGGGCGAGATGACGAAACCGGAGATCCGCGAGGCGTTCCGGGAGACGATCGAGAACCGGGTGCCGTACTACGGCGAGTACATGGTCGAAGACGGGGATGGTGGCTGGGAAGTGAACGACGACTACATCGAAGTGTGA
- a CDS encoding transporter, producing MNSPDDLPVPPMVGVAVAVVAVSTSAVLVDLSNAPSLVKACYRVLFMTALVAPFAARERDQFASVSGSDWALVTLSGALLALHFASWFASIDYTSIAASATLVQTQPAFVAVGAWLLLDERASARIVGGILVAIAGSVLLSAGEFLGGATVGPNPELGNALAVLGAAAAAGYVLAGRSVRQRLSLAPYVFVVYGVCTAVLFAVAVARGLPLVDYPAHEWALFAAMAVGPGLFGHTLINWALKYVESSVVSVSLLGESVGAALLALAIFGEVPGEFTIAGGAIILFGIALTATGRAT from the coding sequence GTGAACAGTCCAGACGACTTGCCGGTACCGCCGATGGTGGGCGTCGCCGTCGCGGTGGTGGCGGTCAGCACGAGCGCGGTGCTCGTCGACCTCAGCAATGCCCCGAGCCTCGTGAAGGCGTGCTACCGCGTGCTGTTCATGACCGCGCTCGTAGCGCCGTTCGCGGCCCGCGAGCGCGACCAGTTCGCGTCAGTCTCGGGCAGCGACTGGGCGCTCGTCACCCTCTCGGGGGCGCTTTTGGCGCTGCACTTCGCGTCGTGGTTCGCCTCCATCGACTACACCAGCATCGCGGCGTCGGCGACGCTCGTCCAGACGCAACCGGCGTTCGTCGCCGTCGGCGCGTGGTTGCTGCTGGACGAGCGCGCGAGCGCTCGCATCGTCGGCGGCATTCTCGTCGCCATCGCCGGGTCGGTGCTCCTGTCTGCGGGAGAGTTTCTCGGCGGCGCGACAGTGGGGCCGAACCCCGAACTCGGCAACGCGCTCGCAGTCCTCGGGGCGGCCGCCGCAGCGGGCTACGTGCTCGCCGGCCGCTCCGTGCGCCAGCGGCTGTCGCTCGCACCGTACGTCTTCGTCGTTTACGGCGTCTGCACGGCCGTCCTATTCGCTGTCGCCGTGGCGCGCGGACTGCCGCTGGTCGACTACCCCGCCCACGAGTGGGCGCTGTTCGCGGCGATGGCCGTCGGGCCGGGGCTGTTCGGCCACACGCTCATCAACTGGGCGCTGAAGTACGTCGAGTCCAGCGTCGTCAGCGTCTCCCTGCTCGGGGAGTCCGTCGGTGCCGCGCTGCTCGCGCTCGCCATCTTCGGCGAGGTTCCCGGGGAGTTCACCATCGCCGGCGGCGCCATCATCCTCTTCGGCATCGCGCTCACCGCCACCGGGCGGGCGACGTAA
- a CDS encoding histidine kinase: MVGSETDAVPALPDIVDLVGERGLTLTLYNDDAGDGIRRDVRKYFEVQSVDLRRATTDDGRPRNFLVLHDRDEFVAATSLSSLYRVIRPNSELLDLTDPDEIEYPDLLQQIDHTVFTDYGWRRMTIASREIEEFAYRHGGSLHAGFQAFSNLKPQYTLYDRLARAGVDTHLYGEPDWRVPSEVHDLHEYEDDEIRSTWFVVLDAERDAEKRALLAEERERDQFYGFWTFDEDIVDTILDRLGAFPSTRSSTLDYAD, translated from the coding sequence ATGGTGGGATCCGAGACCGACGCCGTGCCGGCGCTTCCGGACATCGTCGACCTGGTCGGGGAGCGCGGGCTCACGCTCACGCTGTACAACGACGACGCTGGCGACGGCATCCGCCGGGACGTTCGTAAGTACTTCGAGGTGCAGAGCGTCGACCTCAGGCGCGCGACCACCGACGACGGCCGCCCGCGGAACTTCCTCGTGCTCCACGACCGCGACGAGTTCGTCGCCGCGACGAGTTTGTCGTCCCTCTACCGCGTGATCCGACCCAACTCCGAGCTACTCGACCTCACAGACCCCGACGAGATCGAGTATCCGGACCTGCTCCAGCAGATCGACCATACAGTGTTCACGGACTACGGCTGGCGGCGAATGACCATCGCCTCCCGGGAAATCGAGGAGTTCGCCTACCGACACGGCGGCAGCCTCCACGCCGGCTTCCAGGCGTTCTCGAACCTCAAACCGCAGTACACCCTCTACGACCGGCTGGCGAGAGCGGGCGTCGACACCCACCTCTACGGGGAGCCGGACTGGCGCGTTCCGAGCGAGGTCCACGACCTCCACGAGTACGAGGACGACGAAATCAGGTCGACGTGGTTCGTGGTGCTGGACGCCGAACGGGACGCGGAGAAGCGCGCGCTGCTCGCCGAGGAACGCGAGCGCGACCAGTTCTACGGGTTCTGGACGTTCGACGAAGATATCGTCGACACCATCCTTGACCGACTCGGAGCGTTCCCGTCGACGCGGTCCTCAACCCTCGACTACGCGGATTGA
- a CDS encoding molybdopterin-guanine dinucleotide biosynthesis protein MobA, whose protein sequence is MSLPVVDPPAERTGRSRVAGVLLAAGTSSRFGEANKLLAEVDRADGSAESGGKEGEPMVRRSAETVLAAGIDDVLVVVGYEADRVREALAGLDVSFLENPEYETGQASSVRAGVRALGDVDAAVFALGDMPYVDAESIQALVAAYEDGTATALAAGNEGERGNPVLFDAMHFPALADSDGDTGGKEVLFSADDAAVVETGDPGVRRDVDRPDEFA, encoded by the coding sequence ATGAGCCTCCCAGTCGTCGACCCGCCGGCCGAGCGGACAGGGCGTTCGCGTGTCGCGGGCGTCCTGCTGGCGGCGGGGACGAGTTCCCGGTTCGGCGAGGCGAACAAACTGCTCGCCGAAGTGGACAGGGCGGACGGCTCCGCGGAGAGCGGCGGGAAGGAGGGGGAACCGATGGTCCGCCGGAGTGCGGAGACGGTGCTCGCGGCAGGCATCGACGACGTGCTCGTCGTCGTCGGCTACGAGGCCGACCGCGTCCGTGAGGCGCTGGCTGGACTCGACGTCTCGTTCCTGGAGAATCCCGAGTACGAGACGGGGCAGGCGTCGTCCGTGCGTGCAGGCGTTCGGGCGCTCGGCGACGTGGACGCCGCCGTGTTCGCGCTCGGCGATATGCCCTACGTCGACGCCGAGAGCATCCAGGCGCTGGTGGCTGCCTACGAAGACGGGACGGCCACCGCGCTCGCCGCTGGCAACGAGGGAGAGCGAGGAAATCCGGTGCTGTTCGACGCGATGCACTTCCCCGCGCTCGCCGACAGCGACGGCGACACGGGCGGGAAAGAAGTCTTGTTCTCGGCCGACGACGCGGCCGTCGTGGAGACGGGCGACCCGGGCGTGAGGCGGGACGTCGACCGGCCAGACGAGTTCGCCTGA
- a CDS encoding AsnC family transcriptional regulator — MSTESTEDRILAALEEDAQASYADIAARADVSKPTVRKYIDKLEEEGVIVGYSADVDPKKLSGQSIALVGIDVASERYVEATRDLKELDAVRALYTSSGDHMLMAEVRAADGDELGGVISDDVLGIDGVTAAHPSFLQERLK, encoded by the coding sequence GTGAGTACCGAATCGACGGAAGACCGAATCCTCGCCGCCCTCGAGGAGGACGCGCAGGCGTCGTACGCGGACATCGCCGCGCGGGCCGACGTCTCGAAGCCGACGGTGCGCAAGTACATCGACAAACTCGAGGAGGAGGGCGTCATCGTCGGCTACTCTGCCGACGTGGACCCGAAGAAACTGTCGGGCCAGAGCATCGCTCTCGTGGGCATCGACGTGGCCTCCGAGCGCTACGTGGAGGCGACCCGGGATCTGAAAGAACTGGACGCCGTGCGGGCGCTCTACACCTCCAGTGGCGACCACATGCTGATGGCCGAGGTCCGCGCTGCGGACGGCGACGAACTCGGCGGCGTCATCAGCGACGACGTGCTGGGCATCGACGGCGTCACCGCCGCCCACCCTTCTTTCCTGCAGGAACGGCTCAAGTAG
- a CDS encoding 2-ketoglutarate ferredoxin oxidoreductase subunit beta, which yields MSKAFSAIGEEREVERDEFTPGVEPQPTWCPGCGDFGVLKALKGAMAELGKDPEEILLCTGIGCSGKLNSYFDSYGFHTIHGRSLPVARAAKLANHDLEVVAAGGDGDGYGIGGNHFMHTARENHDITYIVFNNEIFGLTKGQTSPTSPKGHKSKTQPHGSAKDPIRPLSMSLSAGASYVARTAAVNPNQAQEILVEAMEHDGFSHVDFLTQCPTWNKDAKQYVPYVDVQDSDDYDFDVSDRREASEMMYETEDALHEGTVLTGRYYKQEGRNSYQQEKQSRGDMPEEPLAGAYFDDDKEWERSYEFIDRHK from the coding sequence ATGAGCAAGGCATTCAGCGCTATCGGTGAGGAACGGGAGGTCGAACGAGACGAGTTCACGCCCGGCGTCGAACCGCAGCCGACGTGGTGTCCTGGCTGTGGCGACTTCGGCGTCCTGAAGGCGCTGAAGGGCGCGATGGCGGAGCTCGGCAAGGACCCAGAGGAGATCCTGCTCTGTACGGGCATCGGCTGCTCGGGGAAGCTCAACAGCTACTTCGACAGCTACGGTTTCCACACGATCCACGGTCGTTCCCTGCCGGTCGCCCGCGCCGCGAAGCTGGCGAACCACGACCTCGAAGTGGTCGCGGCCGGCGGCGACGGCGACGGCTACGGCATCGGTGGCAACCACTTCATGCACACGGCGCGTGAGAACCACGACATCACGTACATCGTGTTCAACAACGAGATCTTCGGGCTGACGAAGGGACAGACGTCCCCGACCTCCCCGAAGGGCCACAAGTCCAAGACCCAGCCCCACGGCTCCGCGAAGGACCCGATCCGGCCGCTCTCGATGAGCCTCTCGGCTGGCGCCTCCTACGTCGCGCGGACGGCCGCGGTCAACCCGAACCAGGCACAGGAGATCCTCGTCGAGGCGATGGAGCACGACGGCTTCTCGCACGTCGACTTCCTGACCCAGTGCCCGACGTGGAACAAGGACGCCAAGCAGTACGTCCCGTACGTGGACGTCCAGGACTCCGACGACTACGACTTCGACGTCTCCGACCGGCGCGAGGCCTCGGAGATGATGTACGAGACGGAGGACGCGCTCCACGAGGGCACCGTGCTGACTGGCCGCTACTACAAGCAGGAGGGCCGCAACTCCTACCAGCAGGAGAAGCAGTCCCGTGGCGACATGCCCGAGGAACCGCTCGCCGGCGCCTACTTCGACGACGACAAGGAGTGGGAGCGGTCCTACGAGTTCATCGACCGCCACAAGTAG
- a CDS encoding ATP-binding protein — protein MNEDDVRELLRDVEDPALGDDIVSLGLVNDFDVDGDTVTISLALGAPYSPAETDIAARVREVLADAGLESDLTAAIPDRNGQDVLPGVKNVVAVASGKGGVGKSTVAVNLAAGLADRGARVGLFDADIYGPNVPRMVDADDHPQATENETIVPPEKYGMKLMSMAFMIGEDDPVIWRGPMVHKVLTQLIEDVEWGHLDYLVVDLPPGTGDTQLTLLQTVPLTGAVVVTTPQDVAVDDARKGLRMFGRHDTTVLGIVENMATFVCPDCGGDHDIFGSGGGEQFAEDNDLPFLGSIPLDPSVRTGSDEGQPVVLDDDNQTGESFREFAAETADMLGFVNRRSVSDD, from the coding sequence ATGAACGAAGACGACGTGCGGGAGCTCCTTCGGGACGTCGAGGACCCCGCGCTCGGCGACGACATCGTCTCGCTGGGGCTCGTCAACGACTTCGACGTGGACGGCGACACGGTCACCATCTCGCTCGCGCTCGGCGCGCCGTACTCCCCCGCCGAGACGGACATCGCTGCCCGCGTGCGCGAGGTGCTCGCCGACGCCGGCCTGGAGTCGGACCTCACCGCGGCCATCCCCGACCGCAACGGCCAGGACGTTCTCCCTGGCGTCAAGAACGTCGTCGCTGTCGCGTCCGGGAAGGGCGGCGTCGGCAAGTCTACCGTCGCCGTCAACCTCGCCGCGGGTCTCGCCGACCGCGGCGCCCGCGTCGGTCTCTTCGACGCAGACATCTACGGCCCCAACGTCCCGCGGATGGTCGACGCCGACGACCACCCGCAGGCCACCGAGAACGAGACCATCGTCCCGCCGGAGAAGTACGGGATGAAGCTGATGAGCATGGCGTTCATGATCGGCGAGGACGACCCCGTCATCTGGCGCGGCCCGATGGTCCACAAGGTCCTCACCCAGCTCATCGAAGACGTCGAGTGGGGCCACCTCGACTACCTCGTCGTCGACCTCCCGCCGGGCACCGGCGACACGCAGCTCACGCTCCTCCAGACCGTCCCGCTCACCGGCGCCGTCGTCGTCACCACCCCGCAGGACGTGGCCGTCGACGACGCTCGGAAGGGGCTGCGTATGTTCGGCCGCCACGACACCACGGTCCTCGGTATCGTCGAGAACATGGCCACGTTCGTCTGTCCCGACTGCGGCGGCGACCACGACATCTTCGGCAGCGGCGGCGGCGAGCAGTTCGCCGAGGACAACGACCTCCCGTTCCTCGGCTCTATCCCGCTCGACCCGAGCGTCCGCACCGGTAGCGACGAAGGCCAACCCGTGGTCCTCGACGACGACAACCAGACCGGAGAGTCGTTCCGCGAGTTCGCCGCAGAGACCGCCGACATGCTCGGGTTCGTCAACCGCCGGAGTGTCAGCGATGACTGA
- a CDS encoding cyclase, whose protein sequence is MATFERELRVRAPFEDVWEFHSTIDGLQALTPRWANLRVEAVQYPEGSEGDVLTAGTRIRMSVRPFGVGPRQRWVSRIIEREEGDGHAYFADVMEEGPFPEWEHTHSFYADGDETLARDRVEYRTPVGGVADELAGLFFEPMFRYRHRRTREILERP, encoded by the coding sequence ATGGCGACGTTCGAGCGTGAACTCCGCGTCCGCGCCCCGTTCGAGGACGTCTGGGAGTTCCACTCAACCATCGACGGACTCCAGGCGCTCACGCCGCGGTGGGCGAACCTCCGCGTCGAGGCGGTCCAGTATCCGGAGGGCAGCGAGGGGGACGTGCTCACCGCGGGCACCCGCATCCGGATGTCTGTTCGGCCGTTCGGGGTGGGACCCCGTCAGCGCTGGGTGTCCCGCATCATCGAGCGCGAGGAGGGGGACGGCCACGCCTACTTCGCCGACGTGATGGAGGAGGGCCCGTTCCCCGAGTGGGAGCATACACACTCGTTCTACGCCGACGGCGACGAGACGCTGGCCCGCGACCGGGTCGAGTACCGCACGCCCGTCGGCGGCGTCGCGGACGAACTGGCGGGGCTGTTCTTCGAGCCCATGTTCCGCTACCGCCACCGACGAACCCGCGAGATTCTCGAACGGCCGTAG
- a CDS encoding thioredoxin reductase — protein MAHVTVVGGGPAGLSAALFTAKNGLDTTVFDTDETWMHKAHLFNYPGIDSIDGTAYVEDVREQVDGFGAERHQGEAVTGVNVHDDGFEVLTEADEYDSDYLVLATGDDLDLAEQLGCAMTEEGVVGVDVSMETSVEDAYATGAMVRAGEWQAVIAAGDGAAAALNILSKEAGEEFHDFETPEDIE, from the coding sequence ATGGCACACGTCACCGTCGTCGGCGGCGGTCCAGCGGGACTGAGCGCGGCACTATTCACCGCGAAGAACGGCCTCGACACCACGGTGTTCGACACCGACGAGACGTGGATGCACAAGGCCCACCTGTTCAACTACCCGGGCATCGACTCCATCGACGGAACTGCGTACGTCGAGGACGTCCGCGAACAGGTCGACGGCTTCGGCGCCGAGCGCCACCAGGGCGAGGCGGTCACGGGCGTCAACGTCCACGACGACGGCTTCGAAGTTCTGACCGAAGCCGACGAGTACGACTCGGACTACCTGGTCCTCGCGACCGGCGACGACCTGGACCTCGCGGAGCAACTGGGGTGTGCGATGACCGAGGAGGGCGTCGTCGGCGTCGACGTGAGCATGGAGACGAGCGTCGAAGACGCCTACGCGACGGGCGCGATGGTGCGCGCCGGGGAGTGGCAGGCGGTCATCGCCGCGGGCGACGGCGCCGCTGCCGCGCTCAACATCCTCTCGAAGGAGGCGGGCGAGGAGTTCCACGACTTCGAGACGCCCGAGGACATCGAGTAA
- a CDS encoding aspartate aminotransferase, whose translation MPSERATDTTPFAAMDVLERASELEGVVHMEVGEPDFRPPEAATDAAVAALRAGDDDYGTSRGTASLREAISDYYAETYGVDVPTNRIIVTPGSSPALLLALLSIVDPGEEVVLTDPYYACYPNFVRQAEGQVRTVELDPADGFEPSVDAYEQVVDDDTAAMLLNSPANPTGAVTSGETLSDLVDLANRTDTMVVSDEVYHGLAFDAEEHSVLEYTDDAFVLDGVSKRYGMTGWRLGWAVCPPEYVEAINRLSQNVLICAPPFVQAGAEAAIREGTEQLAEHREAYRERRDLLLEAAERWGFDVGYTPEGAYYLLLDVSDLGDAFDVADVFLEEAGVAMTPGPDFGDGATDYLRASFARSTEDVREAIERIDELLATTTT comes from the coding sequence ATGCCATCGGAGCGCGCAACCGACACCACGCCGTTCGCGGCGATGGACGTGCTCGAGCGGGCGAGCGAACTCGAGGGTGTCGTCCACATGGAAGTGGGCGAACCCGACTTCCGGCCGCCGGAAGCAGCGACGGATGCAGCGGTTGCAGCACTCCGGGCAGGCGACGACGACTACGGCACCTCGCGCGGCACGGCGTCGCTCCGCGAGGCGATCAGCGACTACTACGCTGAGACGTACGGCGTCGACGTGCCGACCAACCGCATCATCGTCACGCCCGGGTCCTCGCCCGCGCTCCTGCTCGCGCTCCTCTCGATTGTCGACCCCGGCGAGGAGGTCGTGCTGACGGACCCGTACTACGCCTGCTACCCGAACTTCGTGCGACAGGCCGAGGGCCAGGTCAGAACGGTCGAACTCGACCCGGCCGACGGCTTCGAACCGAGCGTCGACGCCTACGAGCAGGTCGTCGACGACGACACCGCCGCGATGCTGCTGAACTCCCCCGCGAACCCGACGGGCGCCGTCACGAGCGGGGAGACGCTCTCGGACCTCGTCGACCTGGCCAACCGCACCGACACGATGGTCGTCTCCGACGAGGTGTACCACGGCCTCGCGTTCGACGCCGAGGAGCACTCCGTCCTGGAGTACACCGACGACGCGTTCGTCCTCGACGGCGTCTCGAAGCGCTACGGAATGACCGGGTGGCGCCTCGGCTGGGCGGTCTGTCCGCCCGAGTACGTCGAGGCCATCAACCGCCTCTCCCAGAACGTGCTCATCTGCGCACCGCCGTTCGTGCAGGCGGGCGCCGAGGCCGCCATCCGCGAGGGGACCGAGCAGTTGGCGGAACACCGCGAGGCGTACCGCGAACGCCGCGACCTCCTGCTCGAGGCGGCCGAGCGCTGGGGGTTCGACGTCGGCTACACCCCGGAGGGCGCCTACTACCTGCTGCTCGACGTCTCGGACCTCGGAGACGCCTTCGACGTCGCGGACGTCTTCCTGGAGGAGGCCGGCGTGGCGATGACGCCCGGCCCCGACTTCGGAGACGGGGCGACGGACTACCTGCGCGCGTCGTTCGCGAGAAGTACGGAGGACGTGCGCGAGGCTATCGAGCGCATCGACGAACTGCTCGCGACGACCACTACTTGA